The genomic interval GCCGGCGGCGTTGAAGACCGTCTACGAGATCACCGCGCTCGTTGCGACCCGCCTGTCGCAGCTCCCCAACGTCCGCCTCTACGACTTCCGCGCGATCAAAGAGGTCACGCACGACCTCGATAATTATGGCGACGTGATCCACCATTCGCCGGTGGTGGATGCGAAGGTGCTGACATGGCTGGCGGAGGGGAAGTATCGCGTCGATCCGAGGGCGCCGCTCGCATCACTCGACGCGCTGAAGGCGCAGGTTGAGGCGTATCGCGTGCCGCGGTGATGCTTTCCCCTCTCCCCTTGTGGGAGATTGTGGATCGCCGCGTAGCGGCGAGACGGGTGAGGGGTCTCTCTCCGCATGCCAATCTCTCGCAGTTTAACTTGCGGAGCGAACCCCTCATCCGGCGCTTCGCGCCACCTTCTCCCACAAGGGGAGAAGGAAGAAGATCTTACGCCTCGACCGTCTCGCCGAGATACGTCGCCGCCGCCTCGAGCCCGCCCTTGCCGTGCGGAATCTTCAGCGCGTTCAGCGCGACCTCGATGACCCCCAGCGTGCCGAGCAGCATCGGCGCGTTGACGTGGCCCATGTGCGCGATGCGGAAGGCCTGGCCGGAGAGATCGCCGATGCCGGTGCCGAGCACGACGCCGCATTTGTCCTTGCAGTAGCGTTGCAGCACCGCAGGATCATGGCCATTGCCCATGGTCACCGTGGTCACGGTGTTCGAGCGCTCGCTGGCCTCCGCGATGTTGAAGCCGAGCACCTGGCCCTCCGACCATGCACCGACCGCGCGGCGCGCGGCCTCTCCGAGCAGGCTGTGGCGCCGGAAAGCGTTTTCAAGCCCTTCCTCGTGCAAGAGATCGATCGCCTTGCGCAACGCGAACAGCAGATGCACCGGTGCAGTGCCGGCATATTTGCGATAATTCTCGGTGCCCTCGCGCTCGCTCCAGCTCCAATAGGGCGTCGACATGTTTGCCGTCTTGTGCACGTCGAGCGCGCGGTCGTTGGCGGCGACGAAGCCGAGGCCCGGCGGCGTCATCAGGCCCTTCTGCGAGCCGGACATCGCGACGTCGATGCCCCATTTGTCCATCTCGAACGGCATGCAGCCGAGCGAAGCGACGGTGTCGACCATGTACAGCGCGGGATGACCGCTCGCCTTGATCGCCTTGCCGATCGCCTCGATGTCGTTCTGCACGCCCGAAGCCGTATCGACCTGGACGACGACGACGGCTTTGATCTTGTGCTCCTTGTCGCGGCGCAGGCGCTCCTCGACCTCGCTCGGCCGCACCGCGCGGCGCCAGTCGCCCTTCAGCACCTCGACGTCGGCGCCCATCAGGGCCGCCGCATTGCCCCAGCCGATCGCGAAGCGGCCGCTCTCCAGCACCAGCACCTTGTCGCCGCGCGACAAAACGTTGCTCAAGGCGGCTTCCCAGGCGCCGTGGCCGTTGGCGATGTAGATGTAGGACTTGCCCTTGGTCGCGAACAGTTTCGAGATGTCGCTGAGCAGGCTCTCGGTCAGGTCGAGCATCTCTTCGGAGTAGATGTCGATCGCCGGACGGTGCATCGCCCGCAGCACCTCGTCGGGCATCGTGGTGGGCCCGGGGATGGCCAGAAATTCCCGGCCCGCGCGAACGGTCATTGTTGTTCTTCCTTGGTCATGAAGACGATCTGGTGGGTCGCTGGATTACGCTTTTACGCGCGGGGAACGCTCAAGAAAAGCACGGAAAAGCAGGGCATTCGGTCGGACCATGCGCTATCGCCGGGTCTCGCGGCAGCCGGCGGCTTCCGCATCCTCGACCGAGCAGAACCAGCGGGTGCCCTTGCTGATGCGCATCTTGATCTGCGTGTACCAGCGGCTGGTCGGGGTGTGGTAGATGCACTCGCCGGCGCTGTTGACGTTGCCCTTGATGGTGCAGTCGGGCGAGGGCGCGACGTCGCCGGAGGCCGAGGCGAGCAACACCGCGTGGGCGCCATCCGGTGGCTTGGTCGCGCCGAGGATCGTCGTCTTCTTGTTGCGCACGCGCCAGTCCCAGGGCGCGATGAAGGCGCCCTGCCACATGCCGGCTTTTGCTTCGCGCGCGGCGGCTTCGTCGGCTTCGTAATCCTTGGAGATGCGGACAAAGGCGAGAGCCCAGCCATTCTGCACCAGCCACTTCTGGATGTCCTCGCCGCCGACCTCGCAGCGCGCCACGGTACGGCCGCGCCGGTCGATCGACCTGGTGTGGCAGAGCCAGGTCTTGCCCTCGGTCTGCTTGATCAGCGCCTCGCGGGCGGCGACGCCGCAGGTCCATCGCTCGCCCTTGGTATTGAGGCAGAGCTGGTCGGCTGATGGCGCGTCGATGCCGCCGAGCCGGATGCGGGTGTTGCCGATCACGACGGAATCGCCGTCGCGGACCTTGGCCACGCCGGTGATGTCGGCGGCATCGGCAAAGGATGGCAGCAGCAAAAGAAAGATCGCGAGCAGGAGGCGTCGAAGCATGCGGTCCCGTCAGGTGAAATCAGCGCCGATTGACCGCGCAATTGTGGTCGGGATTCGGCGAAGGTCCAGCCGCTGCCTAACCTTTGGGCTTTCAACTTCCCGCGATGAAGTCCCCATCCTCCCCTGGAGGGGGGGAGGATCGGTTCGCATGGAATGCGAACCGAGGTGAGGTGACAGTCTTTCCGCGTCGAGCACTGCCCGAGTGGAGAGATCACCCCACCCCGCTCGCGCTCCGCGCGATCGACCCTCCCCCTCCAGGGGAGGGTAAGGACGCTGGTGATCCCTTTTCTACATACGCCCCGTCATCGCCTTGCGCGCCAGTGCGAGGCCCATCAGCACGAAGGCCGAGGTCACCTCGGGGCCGCCGACCAGGATCCGCGTCGGCGTCTTCATCTTATTCCACTCATAGGCGCGGAACGGGCCGCGGCGCCCGCCCTCGCCGAGCTCTGTGACGATGCAGTTGAGCGCCGGCGCAAACGTCCTGACGTCGGCGCCGAGATGGCCGAGCGCGATCAGGGCGAGAGCGGCGTCGAACACGTTGATCTCGCCCGCCAGCATCTCGCCCTGGACGTAGGACAGCACACGGGTGCGGATCAGGTCGAAGGCGCCGTTGGGATCGATCGCCTGCTGCGCCGCAAGGGGCAGCGCGAGATAGGCGGCATAGCAGCGGCCGAAATAGGCGCTGTAGAGCTCGGGCAGATAGTAGATGTGCGAGCGCGGATTGGCGAAGGCGCCGCTCTCCGCAAGCCGCTTCTGGAAGGCGATGATGCGATGCACGGTCGCAAGCCGCGCCGGCGTCTCCAGCACCTTCCAGCGCGCGAGATTGCGGAAGGAGACTTCGAGGATGTCGAGGTTGAGCGTCGGATCGAGATCGTTGCCGTAAGGACGTTCGCCTTTGACGTTGTCGATCCAGGTGGCAACACCGCCCTCATAGTCGATGTTGTCGTTGAGCGGCACGGTGACGCGCGGCTCGTTGGTGCCGGCGCGCACCTGGTAGCCTTCGTAGAAGTCCAGCAGCGGCTGGTCGAGGATCGGATCGCGCGAGCCCGCCTGCGTGGCCGCGGAGAAAGAGCAAGCGGTGGTGTCGCAGTCGGGCACGTAGACGCCGAAGCCGAGATCCTGCTTGATCTGCGCGAAGAAGCGCGAGAAGCGCGGATGCGGCGCGGGCGCCAGCGCCGTAATCACGTCGAAGCGCCGTCCGTCCTGCGCCTTCACCTCTTCGCGGCTGATGTTGATGCAGAAGTCGACCATGTCGTCGATCGCGCCTTTGGCGGCGGCGGCATCGGCGGGCGAGGCAAGGCCGGTCTCGACATAGGAGAGCAGCGCCTCGATGAAGAACGCGTCGTAATAGGCCGAGCGGTGGCGGATCTGCACCGGCTCCCACATCGGCTCGGCGATGCCCTTCCAGGGCGGGTGGATGATGCCGCGCGCGCTCGAGCGCGCGATGAAGACGCGGGCGAGGTTGAACAGCAGCGAGGAGTTCTTGTAGCCGCGCGCGTTCAGTCCGGTCAGCGCCATGATCAGCTCGCGCCCGCGGAAGTCGGGATCGCCGATCAGGTTGAAGGCGGCATAGGTCGGCAGGAAGCCGCTCTCGCGGTAGGACCGGAGCAGATGATGTGCGCAGTCGCGGATCACGCTGTCGATGACTGACAGCGCGGGGGCGTCACGGTTGAAGGCGATCTTCGGCGGGCGCGGATGGTCGAGGTCGATGCTGTCGACGAGGTCGGCGACGGGTGCTCCGACCGCTGCCCAGTCCGGCTCCTGGTCCTCGCGAGCCCGCCGCAGCGCCTCGCGCAACCGGCCGAGCCGGGCCTCGTCGCGCAGTTCGGGCAGGCCGGCCCGGTTGAGCAGCATCCGCAGCGCGGGATTGCCGAGTGCCGTCTTGTAGAATTTTGCGAGATGCGGGTCGCCGGTCACCGGTCCCGCCAGCACGGGATCGCAGACATCATAAAGGGAGGGGCCGTCCTTCCGCGCCGTCAGCGCGCGGTAGGCGTGACCTGCAAAGTAATGAAAGCTCATAAAATACCTGGTCGCGCGGGGCCTTGCCCAGGTTCTCCGGCCCGTTCCCAGCAACGCGCCAACGCCCCTGCAAGTGTTTGAAAACATACACGGAATCGTAGGGATTACAAATGTGATTAACGTCACAGCGAAATCCGGCACGCCGCCTGCATGATGAGAGCTGCAAGGGGGCCGGAGAGGTGAAAAAATGCCCCGTTCCGACGCATCAGATTAACTAACATCTTCAACGGTTTAGCTGAAATTCTGGGCAATCTATTGCCGGGGAGGTGGGTTCGGGTTAAAGGTTTCTTTGGTGCGGCGCCGCAAATTGCGCGCAATTCGGGGAGACATCCCCGGCCAATCCCTCAAACCTAAAGACGCTATCGCGCTACTCACCATGTGTGCGCGCCTTTGGCACTGACAGGAATGAACCGAGATGAATGTAAGGCAGCTCGATATTTCCCGACGCACGATCGCGGTAGCCGCGGCCCTCATCGGCACGGTCTCGCTCGCGATCGGCGCCCATGCTGCCCTCAACATGCGTGCGCTCGATGCCGCCAAGGCCGTCTCGACCGAGCAGATCACCGGTTCCATCGGCCATGCCTCGCGCCTCGCGCTGGTCATCGGCAATGGTCATTATCCCGACGCATCCGCGCCACTGACGCAGTCAATCAACGACGCCCGCGCGCTGTCGGCATCACTTCGCAAGAACGGTTTTGACGTCGACATGGTCGAGGACGCGACCAAGGACGACATGGTCCGTGCCGTCAACCGCCTGAAGTCGAGGATCAAGGCCGACAGCGTCGTCATGCTGTTCTTCGGCGGCTACGGCGTGCAGGCCGGCCGCCAGAGCTACATGTTGCCCGTCGATGCCGTGATCTGGAAGGAAAGCGACGTCCGCCGCAACGGCGTCTCGATCGAGAGCGTGCTCGAGATGATGAAGGAGCAGGGCGCGAAGGCCAAGCTCGTCGTCGTCGACGCGTCCCGCCGTAACCCCTATGAGCGCCGCTTCCGCTCCTACAGCCACGGCCTCGCGCCGATCGCTGCACCCGACAACGCACTGATCCTGTCGTCCAACACGCCGGGCAAGGTCGCCGACGACGTCAGGGGCGAGCACAGCGTGCTGGTCAGCGAGCTCCTCAACAATCTCAAGACCAAGGGCACCGCCGAAGGCGTCTTCAACAAGACCCGCGTCGCGATCTCGCGCGCCTCCGAAGGCGACCAGGTCCCGAGCGTCTCGTCGTCGCTGCTCGAAGACGTCCGCTTCAACGAGGCCGGCGGTTAGTTCGGATCTTGTAGGGTGGGTTAGCCTTGCGATTGCGCGAAGCGCAATTCGCTGGGTGTAACCCACCTCTTCTCTTTCTTTCCGCGCCGGCAGAAGTGGTGGGTTACGCCCAGCGGACTGCGCTTCGCGCAGCCGCAGAGCTAACCCACCCTACGAAATCCACGATTTCCTTCGCTACTTCTTCTCCGCGCTCGCCATCACCGGGCGCACGGGATCGCCTTCGCGCAGCAGCGCGCCGGCGCGGGCGACGACGATATCGCCTTCGTTGAGGCCTTCGCGGACCTCGACCTGGCCGCCGGCCAATAGCCCGGTCTCGACGCGCTTGGTCTCGACGCGGTTGCGCCGGATGACCTGCACCACGGTGCCGGCCGGGCTGTACTGTATGGCGGTCAAGGGCACCGCGACGTTGCAGCTCTGGCCGGTCTTGATCAGCGCGCGCGCGCTCGAATTGAGCAACAGCCGCCGCGGCGTCGCGATGCCGATATAGACCATGCCCTGCTGGATGTTCGGCTCGATGGTCGGGCCGATCCGCCGCACCTTGCCGTCGATATCGCCGGCGCCGACGATGCGCACGCTCGCCTGCTGGTTGGTCGCGAGCTTGCGGATGTCAGAGGTCGACACCAGGCCGACGAGATCGTATTCGCTGCGCGCGACGATCGAGAACAGCGCCTCGCCCTTGGCGGATGCCGGCGCGCCGATCTGCGCGGTGGAGGAGGCGATCACGCCGGCAACCGGCGCGGTGACCTGAAGCGTCCCGCCCTCGGGCAGCGACAGCCGCGCCAGCACCTGGCCGGCGGTGATGGTGTCGCCGGCCTCCGCCAGCAATTCCGTCACCTTCAGCCCGGGTCGCTCGGGCCGCACCGAAGTCTCCTCGCGCGCGATGATCGTGCCGGTCGCCTCCACGATGTCGGAGAAGCAGGATTTTGCCGCCTTCAGCACCGTGACGGCCGGCCCCTTCGCGGGCTCCTCATCGGCAGCAGGCGCGGCCTGCAGACCAAGGAGAAGCGCGCCGGCGAGCGCGGTGGGAAACAGGTATTTTGGCAAAGGACGGCTGAAAGGACGCATCGGGACTTCCGCTCAAATAACGCTTGATCGATAGCAGATGGCGGCGCGGCGGGCCATGGGTGGGTCCGGCCTTACGAAACGCAGTGCCGCATCGTCCGCGCGGGGAGCGCGGGGTGCTCTCAGTTTAGTCGGGGCAGGTGGGTTGAGGTTCGCGGGCGCCGGCGGGATCGCGACCCCGGCCTATTTTTCGCCGAGCGGCCGGCCGGTCGTCCGGCTGATCAGATGCAGCCGCGTGCAGGCCGGGCAGACCACCGAGACATGCGTATCGGCGGCCTCGCCAGCCGCGGCGGTCAGCCGGTGCTGCACGTTCATGCCGGTTCGCGGGCATTTGAAGACGATCTGGCGGTCCATTGGGACGGGACTATGACGTCAGATTGCCGCACCCGAAACTACGGTTCACTACGTAGGTCGGTTCAAGGTTTTCCCGCTCAGGGCAGGTTAACCAGCTCCACCCAGTTCGGTTTCTTGCCGGTCGGGTAGGACTTCAGCTTGGTCAGCGCGCCCGTGGTCTGGTCGATGGCATAGACCGTCATGCTGTCCGAGAGCTCGCCGACGGCGGCGAGGTAGCGGCCGGACGGGTCAATGTTGAAGCCGCGCGGCTGCTTCTCGGTCGGCACGCTGCCGACAGCGGTGAGCTTGCCGGTGGCCGGATCGACCCTGAAGGCTGACAGCGTCGACGTCGTTCGCTCCGAGGCATAGAGGAAGCGGCCGTCGGGCGTGATGTGGATGTCGGCAGCCCAGGGCTTACCGTTGAAGCCTTCCGGCAGCGCCGTGGTGCGCTGCATCTCGTCCCATGCGGCGCCCTTCGTCTCATAGGCGAAGGCTGCGACGTCGCCGTTCAGTTCATGGAGGAGATAGACGTATTTACCGTTCGGATGAAACACGAAGTGCCGGGGTCCCGACTTTTCCGGCACCTTGGTCAAAGGCGGATCGTTCGGCGTGAGCTCGCCGGTGGTGGCGTTGAGCGCGAAGGTCAGCACCTGGTCGGAGCCGAGATTGGTCGCGAACACGAAGCGGTTGTCGGGGGAGGCGAGGATTGCGTGCGCATTCAGACCGGTCGGGATCACCTGCAAAGGCTGGCCGGCGACGCCATCATTGGAAATCGGATTCACAGCGATCTTGTTGCCGCCATAGGAGGCGCTGAACAAAAATTTGCCACCGCGGTCGGTCGCCACATAGGCCATGCTGTCCGCGAGCGGTCCGTTGCCGATGTGCTTGAGCATGCCGGTCTTCGCGTCGATCGCAAAGCTCACCGCGGTGAACGGCTGCGAGCGGACGCCAGCGATCAGCACGCGCTTGTCGGGGCTGACGGCGAGCGGGGTGGAGGATCCCGGCTTCTCGATGCCGGTGAACGGCGCGGTCTGCACAGCCATCATCTCGCCATTGCCGTCGAGGCGAAACACGCTGATGTCGTTGCTGTCGGCATTGCCGACATAGGCGAAGGTCTCGGCCATGCCTGCACGGGCTCCGAAGATGAGGGCAATCGCAGCAAGCGGCAGAGCCAAGGACACCTTCAAGGCGCGGATAGACGTGACCATTGGGCTTCCTCCAGCTTGCATTTGCCATGGGCGGGTTCGCTTCCCTTTGCCATGGCGGTTTGCACGCGAGGATAGCTGGATGGTTGCCGTTCGACCAAAAGCAATTTTGGATCGATCGATGTCGAAATTGCATCGGTTCGCCTGCGCCACCCCCGGTGGGTGGCGCGGTGGCAAAGCGCCACACCGCCCGACCGATCGGCCGCCAATGCCGACCAACGACAATGAGCTCGGCCGGGCGGGGCGGGGTGCGCCCACACGCCGCAGCAAGGCTGGAACGGCTCCGTAACCGGACTGTTCTAGTCTCCTGCAGGCGGGGGGCATTTTTCGGAGGCCGTCACGTGTTTTGGATTTATTGGAACACCGCCTGGTCGATCATCATCAGCGGCATCATGTTCGCGACCATCGTCGCGCATCCCAACGCGGAATTTGCCGAAGTCCGCGCCGCGCGCCAAGACAAGTAAACACCAAGACAAGCAAGTACGCTCCGCGCTGTCTGGCTTAGATCATGCTGCCCGGCATGAAGCAGCGAATCAGTGCGCGGCCATTGACATAGTACGGCCAGACCATGGTGCGGCCGACGCGGTTGGGCTCGGTGATCACGGCGTCATTGGGCACGTCGATCCACTCGCCCATCAGCCGCACCCGATAATGTCCGTCGCTGGTATCCCAATCGACGTCGTCGAGCGCGGTGCCGTCGGCATCGGCGCAGCAGGGGCCGCCGGCCTTGCTGCGCAGGCTCTCGAACCAGCCCTTCAAGGGAGAATTGGCATAGCGGCCGTCGTCGCGGGCCTGCGCAAGCGGGGCCCCGATCACGGCCGCGGCCGCAAGCAGGGCGAGTAGCGGGTGGCTGATGGGCATCCTTTCACCTCGACGGTTTGGCACGCGCGATACCGCCCGGGCGCTCGCCCGGCGCGCACGTGATGCATGTTCGGCTGATGCCCTCCGGCCGGCGGTTCCGGCCCTCAGCGTCCGGATAACCCGGAGCCTGACGGTTTGATCCTATTGCGGCGCGGGTGCCCGCTTCGGTCAGGCCGCGTGACCGTTCGCTCCGGCGAATTACCGGCTTGATGGCGGAGGCGATTCAGCGCAGGGTTGCCCCGATCCGTCGTGAAGGGACTGGGATTCATGGTGATCGCATCGAAGGCGGTAATTGGCGCGCTGTCGTGTCTGGCGGTGGCTGCAGGCGGCACCGCGTTCGTCTATTACGGCACCGATATCGGGCGCGCGCCGGTCGACACCAAGCGCGAGGCGAAGGCCGAGGCCGGCAGCATGGCGAAGGCTGAAGTCAAGCCGGTCGCCAAGGCCGAGACCAAGACTGAAGCCAAGGTCGATACAAAACCCGACGCCAGCACGCCGCGCAATCCGCAGATCGCATCCGCTGCGCCCGATGCGCCGGTCGCGGCTCAGCCGCCGAAGTCAGGCAGCGCGGCCGTCGCCGCGCTCGGCGAAGCGAAATCCGCGTTGGCCGATCTTCCCGCGGCGGCGCCGCCGCCGGTTGCGGAGGATTCGGGTCCGCGCTTCGACGTCGCGCGCGTCGACGAGGATGGCGAGGCGGTGATCGCCGGCCGCGCCGCGCCGGGCGCGCGGGTGGACCTGCTTCGCGACGGCGAGAAGCACGATACGGTCACGGCCGATGCGAGCGGCCTGTTCGTGATGACCCCGCCGAAGCTGCCGCCCGGCAATTACAAGCTGACGCTGAAATCGACGGCGCCGGACGGCGCGGTCGCGCAGTCGAAGGCCGGCGTGCCCGTGGCGCTCAATGCGCCGCCTGCACCGGGGCGCGCCGATCTGGCGAAGGCAGCACAAGGGCCGGCGAAGCAAGCCGCCAAGGAAACGACAAAGGAGTCGACTGCCGCGAAGGACGAGAGTCCGACCGGCGCGCTCGCGCTCGCCGCGGCTCCGCCGGCTGAGAAGGGCCCCTTGCGGGCGAAGATCGATTCGACGGGATCGACCGCGAGCAGCCGCGTCGTCTCCCGCGGCGATAGCCTCTGGATGATCAGCCGCCGCACCTATGGCGACGGCGCCGCCTACGCGCTGATCTACAACGCCAACCGCGACAAGATCCACGACCCCGACCGCATCTATCCCGGCCAGACCTTCGTGCTGCCGCGCAAGGGAAGGTAAGGAGACTTCGCTCCGCTTGCGCGATCTTCGCCTCGCCCCCGCTTGCGGGGAGAGGCGAAGAAAGGGCGGCTCACTCGTCCCCGTTCTCCTCCGGAAAAGGCTTGCCCGCGATCGCCCGCGCATTGTTCTTGGCGAACGCCGCCGGCACGTCGAACTTGCCGCTTTGCAGATCGTAGCGGCATCGCCAGCCGGTGAGCTCCTTGACGCCATTCCTGGGATGCTTGGCCTCGATCACGCCCGCCAGCGAAATCACAAGGTAGCGGTTATCAGGCCATGTGACGCCCATCCAGCGATAGGCATCCTCGGTGCCCTTCAGCAGCGCGGCAAAGATGTGGAAGTTGGGTGGCGAGATCTTCCTGCCATCCGGACCGTTCTTGAAGAACGCCCAGGCAAGGTCGCTGAGCGGCTCCTCCGTCGCGGCCTCGAACCCGCTCTTGCCCTGGTGGTAGAGAAAGAGCTTTTGATAGCCGGCGCCGATCTTTTGCATCCGCACCAGCCATTGCGAGTCGCTCGTGAAGCGGAAGCCGGCAGGATAATCCAGCTCGGGCTTCAGCTCGGTCATGTCAGTGCCGCGCCGTGCCCAGATCTGCCATTTGATGTCGAAGTCCTTCGTCTCCTTGATGTACTGCTCGAGTTTGATTGCGCCGTCAGGAGACGTGAAGGCGAAGTCGGGGTCGTCGCTCAGCTTGTAGTCCGGTCCGGGACCGGAAGCGGCCAGCACGGACGAGGCAAAGGCAAGCAGGACGAGCAGCACCAGTGGCAGGGCAAAACGGCGGAGAGTATTCACGAGCAAAATCCTTAACCTGCGACGATGCGACCTCGAATATTGGACACCGTGACCCCATTACAGGTTCAGTACGGGGAACTTTCGGTTTCTTTCGGAGTCATCTTGGTGACGCGATCCGGCTTGGTTTGGAGGAGGGCCAAGTGGGAGGACAGGTGCGACAAGGATCGAAAAAGCGAATGAAGACGGCCGCCGGCGGCCTGATTCTGGTTGTCCTGGCGACGCTGCTGCCGGCTGTGGCTGAGGCAGGATTTGGCTTTCGCGGCGGTCCTGTTGGCGTCGTGCGTTCAGCGATGGGCCGAGTGCTGTCGATCGCCGGCGTCCGTCATGCGCGGATGGCCGCGCGCCATCGCTACGTTCGCGCCGCCGCAATGCAGCCACGGGATATTCGTCCCGCGACCCGGCCAACCATACGCATGCAAGCCACGGCGATGGCCGCGCTCGCGGGCTGGCAGGGCGGCCGCAGCACACAAGGCTGGTGGCAGCACGCCGACGGTACGTATGGCTGGGTCGGTCCGCTATTCTGGCCGTTTGCCTATGGCGATCTCTACGACACGGTTGCGACCGGCAACGCCATGAGCGTCTGGTCCTATGGCTATCGCGACATCAACGCCGCGATCTTCACGCCCTATGCCGCGAGCGATCTCGTGGCTTACGAAGCCAGCAATCCATCAGGCCGGCGTGGCCGCAAATTCCCGTCGACGCAAGAGCTCTGCAACGCCGACACCGGCGATTTCGCGTCGCTCCCGCCCGAGCGTATCGAGCGGGCGATCCAATTGAGCGAGGCGCAACGCGCGGGCCTCGACGAGCTCAACGCCACCTGGGCCTCGGCCGGCGAGACCATCCGCGCCGCGTGTCCCGCTGACACGCCGGCGACCGCGCTCGACCGCGTCAGGATCATGCAGCGCCGCCTGGAGGCGATGGTCAAGGCGCTCGCCGCCGTGCAGCCGCCGCTGCAGAAATTCACGAGCCTTCTCGACGACAATCAGAAGGCAAAGCTCAATGCGCTCGCGGTGGATCAGCCCAATGCCGCGCCCGCCCGCACCCACAGGGCTCGTCACGCCGTCGCCCGTGAGCCGCAACCTTCGCCTGCAGCAGCCTGCCAGGCCGCGCAGCAAAAACAGGCCGAACTCTCCCTCGAGCAGCAGGCCGCCCAGTTCGAGACGGTGAAATGGCCGATCGACGAGATCGCCGCGAATCTGCATCTCGACGCGACAGGGCGAGCCACCCTCGACGTGCTGCAGGACACGGCGCTCCGTTCGCTGGAGTTCCCGCCCTGTCCGCCCGAATCGCTCAAGACGATGCCCGCCCGCCTCAATGCGACCAAGGCACGGCTGGAAACCCTGCTGCAATCCGTCAAGGACACCAGCGACGCGCTGGACGATTTCTACGTCGGCCTGAGCGACGAGCAGAAGGCGGGATTCGAGGCGATGGGACCGAAGCGCGGGGTGTGACCAAGCGGGCGTTGCCGCGAGCAACATCGTCTCACCGTCACCCCCGCGCAACGGCCAAGCCGTTGTCGCTGGAGGTGCCGGAG from Bradyrhizobium arachidis carries:
- a CDS encoding alanine--glyoxylate aminotransferase family protein; the protein is MTVRAGREFLAIPGPTTMPDEVLRAMHRPAIDIYSEEMLDLTESLLSDISKLFATKGKSYIYIANGHGAWEAALSNVLSRGDKVLVLESGRFAIGWGNAAALMGADVEVLKGDWRRAVRPSEVEERLRRDKEHKIKAVVVVQVDTASGVQNDIEAIGKAIKASGHPALYMVDTVASLGCMPFEMDKWGIDVAMSGSQKGLMTPPGLGFVAANDRALDVHKTANMSTPYWSWSEREGTENYRKYAGTAPVHLLFALRKAIDLLHEEGLENAFRRHSLLGEAARRAVGAWSEGQVLGFNIAEASERSNTVTTVTMGNGHDPAVLQRYCKDKCGVVLGTGIGDLSGQAFRIAHMGHVNAPMLLGTLGVIEVALNALKIPHGKGGLEAAATYLGETVEA
- a CDS encoding thermonuclease family protein; amino-acid sequence: MLRRLLLAIFLLLLPSFADAADITGVAKVRDGDSVVIGNTRIRLGGIDAPSADQLCLNTKGERWTCGVAAREALIKQTEGKTWLCHTRSIDRRGRTVARCEVGGEDIQKWLVQNGWALAFVRISKDYEADEAAAREAKAGMWQGAFIAPWDWRVRNKKTTILGATKPPDGAHAVLLASASGDVAPSPDCTIKGNVNSAGECIYHTPTSRWYTQIKMRISKGTRWFCSVEDAEAAGCRETRR
- a CDS encoding caspase family protein — protein: MNVRQLDISRRTIAVAAALIGTVSLAIGAHAALNMRALDAAKAVSTEQITGSIGHASRLALVIGNGHYPDASAPLTQSINDARALSASLRKNGFDVDMVEDATKDDMVRAVNRLKSRIKADSVVMLFFGGYGVQAGRQSYMLPVDAVIWKESDVRRNGVSIESVLEMMKEQGAKAKLVVVDASRRNPYERRFRSYSHGLAPIAAPDNALILSSNTPGKVADDVRGEHSVLVSELLNNLKTKGTAEGVFNKTRVAISRASEGDQVPSVSSSLLEDVRFNEAGG
- a CDS encoding efflux RND transporter periplasmic adaptor subunit; translated protein: MRPFSRPLPKYLFPTALAGALLLGLQAAPAADEEPAKGPAVTVLKAAKSCFSDIVEATGTIIAREETSVRPERPGLKVTELLAEAGDTITAGQVLARLSLPEGGTLQVTAPVAGVIASSTAQIGAPASAKGEALFSIVARSEYDLVGLVSTSDIRKLATNQQASVRIVGAGDIDGKVRRIGPTIEPNIQQGMVYIGIATPRRLLLNSSARALIKTGQSCNVAVPLTAIQYSPAGTVVQVIRRNRVETKRVETGLLAGGQVEVREGLNEGDIVVARAGALLREGDPVRPVMASAEKK
- a CDS encoding lactonase family protein — translated: MVTSIRALKVSLALPLAAIALIFGARAGMAETFAYVGNADSNDISVFRLDGNGEMMAVQTAPFTGIEKPGSSTPLAVSPDKRVLIAGVRSQPFTAVSFAIDAKTGMLKHIGNGPLADSMAYVATDRGGKFLFSASYGGNKIAVNPISNDGVAGQPLQVIPTGLNAHAILASPDNRFVFATNLGSDQVLTFALNATTGELTPNDPPLTKVPEKSGPRHFVFHPNGKYVYLLHELNGDVAAFAYETKGAAWDEMQRTTALPEGFNGKPWAADIHITPDGRFLYASERTTSTLSAFRVDPATGKLTAVGSVPTEKQPRGFNIDPSGRYLAAVGELSDSMTVYAIDQTTGALTKLKSYPTGKKPNWVELVNLP
- a CDS encoding LysM peptidoglycan-binding domain-containing protein, whose translation is MVIASKAVIGALSCLAVAAGGTAFVYYGTDIGRAPVDTKREAKAEAGSMAKAEVKPVAKAETKTEAKVDTKPDASTPRNPQIASAAPDAPVAAQPPKSGSAAVAALGEAKSALADLPAAAPPPVAEDSGPRFDVARVDEDGEAVIAGRAAPGARVDLLRDGEKHDTVTADASGLFVMTPPKLPPGNYKLTLKSTAPDGAVAQSKAGVPVALNAPPAPGRADLAKAAQGPAKQAAKETTKESTAAKDESPTGALALAAAPPAEKGPLRAKIDSTGSTASSRVVSRGDSLWMISRRTYGDGAAYALIYNANRDKIHDPDRIYPGQTFVLPRKGR
- a CDS encoding Spy/CpxP family protein refolding chaperone, with product MKTAAGGLILVVLATLLPAVAEAGFGFRGGPVGVVRSAMGRVLSIAGVRHARMAARHRYVRAAAMQPRDIRPATRPTIRMQATAMAALAGWQGGRSTQGWWQHADGTYGWVGPLFWPFAYGDLYDTVATGNAMSVWSYGYRDINAAIFTPYAASDLVAYEASNPSGRRGRKFPSTQELCNADTGDFASLPPERIERAIQLSEAQRAGLDELNATWASAGETIRAACPADTPATALDRVRIMQRRLEAMVKALAAVQPPLQKFTSLLDDNQKAKLNALAVDQPNAAPARTHRARHAVAREPQPSPAAACQAAQQKQAELSLEQQAAQFETVKWPIDEIAANLHLDATGRATLDVLQDTALRSLEFPPCPPESLKTMPARLNATKARLETLLQSVKDTSDALDDFYVGLSDEQKAGFEAMGPKRGV